In one Fundulus heteroclitus isolate FHET01 chromosome 3, MU-UCD_Fhet_4.1, whole genome shotgun sequence genomic region, the following are encoded:
- the macc1 gene encoding metastasis-associated in colon cancer protein 1 — protein MAAGRNMSIRRVGSLMRSKSEGTLIDLSDNTSSSDNLNGGFVPGRTQTSDWPSLQPGRSESSQTKNPFWKNLSGSNPFLDEIVHSSAGNHTNGLEVKQGGTAHLDEGKDDGICSSSDEDSVGNLREKRHKVSNQSGRWRSASDILGDLERKGPKHSNSSRPPGPVLNPDFEWLKNDREAYKMAWLSHRQLTRSCLDLNVMSKSPGWAQTQATDFQVIRRMGHDGGSVELPESKISIHVPQGHVPPGEVQEVTLKALMNPPPGLNTNYTTTMSPLLEVMLSNINTKECLSMEMKLSGQVKDNPESQVMTTVFGMMSNKREGPYSKMNDCYVDKNLIRMKLQEMNTHFFVIAVAQASSLQPPATSVWDYLDRQITIAVYGPRFIHPSFKVVIVVCCHEDVPPKLPFSDVCKANKPLPPLVLQLWGKHSFKPDELKDFIVGLDVIGSKFEINPEDQVKQVRQSQLKIGTVLHLPVAMSCPGAAEMTPFQLDVQVKESDLSSTASGFQVYSPPAPPIRAEKRQPKMVERKTESAKTFTIPEEGDPDLPKFEDVPLNLQWYGVAMKTVIRQPSVKYLLEYIKGDTVALLSRETVRSVGNLKLKEWYIGFVKGKIGLVHCKNIKLISVDQVMDFTDVKVTTAGLLKNITLPFKEFTYMYSSIQTLVTRHITTWKGFADALEYKNLCLDTILRRSPDTDADKVAAVLEKLKGDCHGATSRRKFLLELMVGLLKMNNMNLVVQLIQNIVILSTAVELGSRWRELAEKLGRLTNAQIAAYEAPHRGKTGEVSMQSMWKPAYDFLYSWSLRYGDSCKDMIQELHLALDKMKNPITRPWRHLTGVLITVNCLDIFHETAFPEP, from the exons ATGGCAGCTGGGAGGAATATGTCCATTCGCCGCGTTGGAAGTCTCATGCGGAGTAAATCCGAGGGCACGCTAATCGATCTGAGCGACAACACTTCATCCAGTGACAACTTGAATG GTGGCTTTGTACCGGGAAGAACGCAGACATCAGATTGGCCGTCTTTACAGCCAGGACGCTCTGAATCCTCTCAAACTAAAAACCCTTTTTGGAAAAATCTATCTGGATCCAACCCGTTCCTTGATGAAATTGTTCACAGTAGCGCAGGTAATCATACTAATGGGTTGGAAGTGAAACAAGGAGGAACGGCTCATTTAGATGAAGGTAAAGATGACGGCATCTGCTCGTCTTCGGATGAAGACAGCGTTGGGAACCTCagagagaaaagacacaaaGTCAGCAACCAGTCTGGGAGATGGAGGAGTGCTTCAGACATTCTGGGTGATCTGGAAAGAAAGGGACCAAAACACAGTAACAGCTCCAGACCACCTGGACCTGTGTTGAACCCAGACTTTGAGTGGCTGAAGAATGACAGGGAGGCCTACAAGATGGCCTGGCTGAGCCATCGGCAGCTGACCCGCTCCTGTCTGGACTTAAACGTGATGAGCAAGAGCCCTGGGTGGGCTCAGACCCAGGCCACCGATTTTCAAGTGATTCGCAGGATGGGTCACGATGGAGGCTCAGTAGAGCTACCAGAATCCAAAATCAGCATCCATGTTCCACAAGGGCACGTTCCCCCGGGAGAAGTTCAGGAAGTGACTCTGAAAGCCTTAATGAACCCTCCCCCTGGACTCAACACCAACTACACGACGACAATGAGCCCACTTCTCGAGGTGATGCTGAGCAACATCAACACCAAGGAGTGCTTGTCCATGGAGATGAAACTGTCAGGACAGGTAAAGGACAACCCCGAAAGTCAGGTGATGACCACTGTGTTTGGAATGATGTCCAACAAACGAGAGGGACCATACTCCAAGATGAACGACTGTTACGTTGACAAGAACTTGATCCGGATGAAACTCCAGGAGATGAACACGCATTTTTTTGTGATTGCCGTGGCACAAGCCTCTTCGCTGCAGCCACCCGCCACATCGGTTTGGGATTACCTCGATCGGCAAATCACCATCGCCGTCTACGGCCCGAGGTTCATCCACCCTTCGTTCAAGGTTGTGATAGTTGTCTGCTGTCATGAAGACGTCCCACCTAAGCTTCCGTTCTCAGACGTCTGTAAAGCCAACAAACCCCTACCTCCACTTGTTTTGCAGCTGTGGGGGAAACACTCCTTTAAGCCGGACGAGTTGAAGGACTTCATCGTAGGGCTGGATGTCATAGGCTCCAAATTTGAAATCAATCCCGAGGACCAAGTGAAACAAGTGAGGCAAAGTCAGCTCAAGATCGGGACAGTTTTGCATTTGCCAGTGGCAATGTCTTGCCctggagcagcagagatgaCGCCTTTTCAATTGGACGTTCAAGTGAAGGAATCGGACTTGTCCTCAACAGCGTCCGGTTTTCAGGTATATTCCCCTCCTGCACCACCCATCAGAGCAGAGAAGAGGCAACCAAAGATGGTGGAAAGAAAGACTGAAAGTGCAAAAACGTTTACCATTCCAGAGGAAGGCGATCCCGATTTGCCCAAATTCGAAGACGTGCCGCTGAACCTGCAGTGGTACGGGGTGGCTATGAAGACAGTTATCCGTCAGCCGTCCGTAAAATACCTGCTGGAGTACATCAAGGGCGACACCGTGGCTCTGCTTTCTAGAGAGACCGTCAGGTCAGTCGGCAATCTGAAGCTGAAAGAGTGGTATATCGGATTCGTCAAAGGGAAAATCGGCCTGGTCCACTGCAAAAACATCAAACTTATATCCGTCGACCAGGTTATGGACTTCACTGACGTTAAAGTCACGACAGCAGGGCTTTTGAAAAACATAACGCTACCCTTCAAGGAGTTTACATACATGTATTCTTCCATCCAGACATTAGTCACACGCCACATCACAACCTGGAAAGGCTTTGCAGATGCGTTAGAGTACAAAAACCTATGTCTGGACACAATTTTACGCCGGAGTCCAGATACTGACGCTGACAAGGTGGCTGCCGTCCTGGAAAAGCTAAAGGGGGACTGCCACGGCGCGACGTCCAGGAGAAAGTTCCTGCTGGAACTGATGGTG gggctgctgaagatgaacaacATGAATCTGGTGGTGCAGCTCATTCAGAACATAGTGATTCTATCTACAGCAGTGGAGCTGGGGAGTCGGTGGCGGGAGCTTGCAGAGAAGTTGGGAAGACTGACCAATGCTCAGATAGCTGCTTATGAGGCACCGCATCGAGGGAAGACCGGTGAAGTCAGTATGCAG AGCATGTGGAAGCCTGCCTACGACTTCCTGTACTCCTGGAGTCTGCGATATGGAGACAGCTGCAAGGACATGATCCAGGAGCTGCACCTGGCCCTGGACAAAATGAAAAACCCCATCACCAGGCCGTGGAGGCACCTGACCGGCGTGCTCATCACTGTGAATTGTTTAGACATCTTTCACGAAACAGCTTTCCCAGAACCTTAA